A single region of the Chiloscyllium punctatum isolate Juve2018m chromosome 15, sChiPun1.3, whole genome shotgun sequence genome encodes:
- the LOC140486321 gene encoding F-box only protein 40-like: MIRNRNTTSRLHKHCEKCYNRHCKKTFEPTVSCLVISCSSKCGAVFHQCKEDEHTLLCPQEQVPCLNSAFGCPFIMARQKLSKHLYVCPASIVCCSMQWNRWPANEDDIALNKNAVKDSLNPEDLDFSTAMTDQRILFNSVKLAELFPEMAEPVDENKLNLNEEGAVGEQQVNYATLDGNFNEAGKVCADVAEMAEPTQEEQMAIAESNELEYLSMYSTWEHIFSKDKGCASEEKATKAEAKQKSEKSLVCESNKSLHENKMNIPPDPALLASVEKTGEAPWQEGVLERLETQMDRKHFNMYLVHHGSMLIRFGQMSACTPKERDFVYGKLEAQTVRTVNTFKVPTSYRAKRGHVGETLSSKVKKENKAVDTSDLDTEDHYNDEVTISLLTYLEKVLKGHIISERKVTDGLTIDFATQTYSFPSSPFSHDVTLADVAAHKESCLYLQLQMECITKRYNNAFTFMCHHFFRRDEFSSHFRNVHADIQSGLNGWMLQRCPLAYLGCSYSQLRFCPSSQKAKVIYNQHQSTFAVKPDIPAVLCQHSHRDPKIWKSRKSGLSLSSLPYEILRYIASFLDSYSLAQLSQVSVLMNAISSTLLQEHGMVFLVWEKKSYSHGSFSWRARKRRWQFSSVFSTVDSWRFNDNPSIAEHLKTCPYYVTESKSKPVALISMCKSPELKQEKKTLVTMFSKKKNANRFSNLIV, from the exons ATG ATCAGGAATAGAAATACGACTTCTCGACTGCACAAACACTGTGAAAAATGTTATAATCGGCACTGCAAAAAGACTTTTGAACCTACTGTTTCCTGTTTGGTTATCAGTTGCTCTTCCAAGTGTGGTGCTGTCTTTCACCAGTGTAAAGAGGATGAACATACACTACTATGTCCACAGGAACAAGTACCTTGCCTGAATTCAGCCTTTGGTTGTCCCTTCATTATGGCACGCCAGAAACTTTCCAAGCATCTTTATGTTTGTCCTGCCAGCATTGTGTGTTGCTCAATGCAATGGAATCGCTGGCCAGCTAATGAAGATGACATTGCATTAAATAAAAATGCTGTAAAAGATTCCTTGAATCCTGAAGACTTAGACTTCAGCACCGCAATGACAGATCAGAGGATTCTTTTCAATTCAGTGAAGTTGGCTGAACTATTCCCTGAGATGGCTGAACCTGTTGATGAAAATAAGTTAAATTTGAATGAGGAAGGGGCAGTGGGAGAACAACAAGTCAATTATGCAACTTTAGATGGGAATTTCAATGAAGCAGGTAAAGTCTGTGCAGATGTGGCAGAAATGGCTGAACCTACTCAAGAAGAACAAATGGCTATTGCAGAATCCAATGAACTCGAATATTTGTCTATGTATTCTACTTGGGAGCATATTTTCAGTAAGGATAAAGGATGTGCCTCTGAAGAAAAAGCCACAAAAGCTGAAGCCAAGCAAAAGAGTGAAAAGTCATTAGTTTGCGAAAGTAACAAAAGTCTACATGAAAATAAAATGAATATACCCCCAGATCCAGCTTTGTTAGCATCAGTTGAAAAGACAGGTGAAGCTCCTTGGCAGGAAGGTGTTCTAGAAAGGCTAGAAACTCAAATGGATAGAAAACACTTCAATATGTACTTGGTTCATCATGGCAGTATGCTTATTCGGTTTGGCCAGATGAGTGCATGTACACCCAaagaaagagactttgtttaTGGGAAACTGGAGGCTCAGACAGTTAGAACTGTCAACACTTTTAAAGTGCCTACCAGTTATCGTGCCAAGCGTGGACATGTTGGAGAAACATTGTCAAGTAAGGTCAAAAAGGAGAACAAAGCTGTGGACACTTCTGACCTGGACACAGAGGATCATTATAATGATGAAGTTACTATTTCATTACTTACTTATTTGGAAAAAGTTTTAAAAGGCCACATTATATCAGAAAGAAAAGTCACTGATGGGCTGACCATTGATTTTGCGACTCAGACATATtctttcccctcctctccttttaGCCATGATGTAACTTTGGCTGATGTAGCAGCACACAAAGAATCTTGTCTATATCTGCAACTCCAGATGGAGTGTATCACAAAACGATACAACAATGCCTTTACATTTATGTGCCACCATTTCTTCAGGAGAGATGAGTTTTCATCACATTTCAGGAATGTGCATGCTGATATTCAGTCAGGCCTGAATGGCTGGATGCTACAGAGATGTCCTCTTGCTTATCTTGGCTGTTCCTACTCACAACTGAGATTTTGCCCTTCCAGTCAGAAGGCTAAAGTGATCTACAATCAACATCAAAGTACGTTTGCAGTCAAACCAGACATTCCTGCAGTTCTGTGTCAGCACAGTCACAGGGATCCAAAAATATGGAAAAGTAGGAAAAGTGGGCTCAGCTTGAGCAGTCTTCCATATGAGATACTGAGGTACATTGCAAGTTTCTTGGACAGCTATAGCCTAGCACAACTGTCCCAAGTATCTGTATTGATGAATGCAATCTCTTCCACTTTACTGCAAGAGCATGGCATGGTCTTTCTTGTCTGGGAAAAGAAGAGTTACTCACATGGAAGCTTCTCTTGGCGAGCTCGAAAACGG AGGTGGCAGTTCAGCTCTGTCTTCTCTACTGTCGACAGTTGGAGGTTTAATGATAACCCCAGTATCGCAGAACATCTGAAAACCTGTCCATACTATGTGACAGAGAGTAAATCAAAGCCTGTCGCTCTCATCAGTATGTGCAAGTCTCCAGAATTGAAACAAGAGAAAAAGACCCTTGTTACAATGTTTAGTAAGAAGAAAAACGCAAACAGATTTTCCAACCTGATTGTATGA